A DNA window from Helianthus annuus cultivar XRQ/B chromosome 15, HanXRQr2.0-SUNRISE, whole genome shotgun sequence contains the following coding sequences:
- the LOC110914628 gene encoding uncharacterized protein LOC110914628 — protein sequence MAGSDKINSHPMENNDNARINLTGAELKALVDDAVKKALERQYEEYSGTRSRTLSIPHSKPPSKKDEPKKEDDERHPSNNHSDPSQQIILNQGPHDKGCSYKSAADLSLSLTLDIVRGMAAKASENGKRKREDENSRRSDRKSSGLKRDSQQSVEKTKCETCRKYHLGKCRFESQPLPCGICKSQEHKTLDCEKLKDATCYGCNERGHVKTNCPKNQKKPEEAKRTNA from the exons ATGGCTGGCTCAGATAAAATTAATAGCCACCCAATGGAGAACAATGATAACGCCCGAATTAATTTAACGGGTGCTGAACTAAAAGCGTTGGTAGACGACGCAGTTAAGAAGGCCTTAGAGCGGCAGTACGAAGAGTATAGTGGGACTCGTAGTAGGACCCTATCTATACCACATTCGAAGCCTCCTTCCAAGAAGGATGAACCCAAGAAGGAAGATGACGAGCGTCACCCTTCTAATAATCACAGCGATCCGTCTCAACAGATCATACTGAATCAAGGACCCCatgataagggttgctcctacaa GTCAGCGGCAGACCTGTCGCTATCTCTTACACTTGATATAGTCAGAGGCATGGCTGCCAAGGCCTCTGAAAATGGAAAGAGAAAAAGGGAGGATGAGAATTCTCGTCGCTCCGATAGGAAGAGTTCCGGGTTAAAAAGAGACAGTCAGCAGTCGGTTGAGAAGACCAAGTgcgaaacctgtaggaaataccacctcgggaaatgcagattcGAATCTCAGCCCCtaccttgtgggatttgcaaatcacAGGAACATAAAACCCTGGATTGCGAAAAGctaaaagatgcaacctgttacGGTTGTAACGAGAGGGGGCAtgtcaagaccaactgccctaagAATCAGAAGAAACCCGAAGAAGCCAAAAGAACAAACGCATGA